One Deltaproteobacteria bacterium HGW-Deltaproteobacteria-4 DNA segment encodes these proteins:
- a CDS encoding bifunctional methylenetetrahydrofolate dehydrogenase/methenyltetrahydrofolate cyclohydrolase FolD — translation MNKVIDGKLIAAEMRKEIAADVQNLAARTVVPGLAVVLVGEDPASRVYVSMKEKACADTGIYSVEHKLSAETTEAELLTLIAELNNDARIDGILVQLPLPKQIDESRVLESISPSKDVDGFHPYNVGRLVTGNPLFQPCTPYGVMKMLEYTGVELAGKHVVVVGRSNIVGKPVALMCLAKHATVTICHSRTANLIDEVRRADVVIAAVGRPEMIKGDWIKPGAVVIDVGVNRVGEKKLVGDVDYAGALERVSAITPVPGGVGPMTITMLLYNTVDSAKRRADKAGC, via the coding sequence ATGAACAAAGTAATCGATGGCAAGTTGATCGCAGCTGAAATGCGTAAAGAGATCGCCGCAGACGTGCAGAATCTGGCAGCCAGAACAGTTGTCCCTGGCTTGGCGGTCGTTCTGGTCGGTGAAGATCCGGCCAGCCGCGTCTATGTATCGATGAAGGAGAAGGCCTGCGCTGATACCGGCATCTATTCAGTAGAACATAAACTTTCCGCGGAGACGACCGAGGCTGAATTGCTCACGTTGATCGCCGAACTGAATAACGATGCCCGCATTGACGGGATCCTTGTCCAACTCCCCCTGCCGAAGCAGATCGACGAAAGTCGCGTCCTTGAATCGATCTCGCCGAGCAAGGATGTCGACGGCTTTCATCCTTACAATGTCGGACGTCTGGTTACTGGGAACCCCCTCTTCCAACCCTGTACACCTTACGGGGTGATGAAGATGCTGGAATACACTGGCGTTGAGCTTGCCGGCAAGCATGTGGTGGTGGTGGGGCGCTCCAATATCGTCGGTAAACCGGTGGCGCTGATGTGTCTGGCGAAACATGCAACGGTGACGATCTGCCATTCGCGCACGGCCAATCTTATTGATGAAGTGCGGCGCGCAGATGTGGTGATCGCGGCGGTCGGTCGGCCGGAGATGATCAAGGGCGACTGGATCAAGCCAGGCGCGGTCGTCATCGATGTCGGGGTGAATCGCGTCGGCGAGAAGAAGCTGGTCGGTGATGTTGATTATGCCGGCGCCTTAGAGCGGGTCAGTGCGATTACGCCGGTGCCGGGCGGGGTTGGTCCGATGACCATCACCATGCTCCTTTACAACACCGTCGACAGCGCCAAAAGGCGTGCCGACAAGGCGGGCTGTTAA
- a CDS encoding exonuclease, translated as MGILSNTVTICHYEVNGPLPDGDLAAWAQGRLAERGFQSIDNSSEEVSVGWVHLDDSQGSDFSQEGDFRRDNWLVFSLRRDQRRIPAGLLRAHFDLACRAYHAQNPGLARIAKAKREELKEAVMGSLLARTLPAPAVYDMIWDTRAGTVTFTSISPKMTEILEGYFKQTFEGLTLTPLYPLRRAEGVVDPALLLKLKEANRASNENLLEQIRDNLWFGEDFLLWLLYRTMNEGSEYAVCRPGPAAHGEVFVAYLNDRIVLQGESSGGSQKIAVSGPQDSFREVRAALQGGKVVREGVICLEKGEDFWRFNLKGEFFTFGSFKGPSVRLEREDVADPQREREAVFYERMHIIEEGLQLFDSLIAVFLRERLGDNWGDLQQRVDQWLVEE; from the coding sequence ATGGGGATTCTGTCCAATACCGTCACAATTTGTCACTACGAAGTCAACGGTCCTCTGCCGGACGGGGATCTGGCCGCCTGGGCGCAAGGGCGTCTTGCCGAGCGAGGATTTCAGTCGATCGATAACAGCAGCGAAGAGGTCTCGGTCGGTTGGGTGCATCTTGATGACAGTCAGGGGAGTGACTTCAGTCAGGAAGGAGATTTCCGTCGCGACAACTGGCTGGTCTTCTCCCTGCGCCGTGATCAGCGCCGCATCCCGGCCGGACTCCTCCGTGCCCACTTTGATCTTGCCTGTCGTGCCTACCATGCACAGAACCCCGGCCTGGCGCGGATTGCCAAGGCCAAGCGGGAAGAGCTCAAGGAAGCTGTGATGGGCTCCCTGCTGGCACGCACCCTGCCGGCGCCGGCTGTCTACGATATGATCTGGGATACCCGCGCCGGGACCGTCACCTTTACTTCGATTAGCCCCAAGATGACTGAAATCCTCGAAGGCTATTTCAAGCAGACCTTTGAGGGTCTGACCCTGACCCCCCTCTATCCGCTGCGCCGCGCAGAAGGGGTGGTCGATCCGGCTCTGTTGCTGAAGTTGAAAGAAGCGAATCGCGCCAGCAATGAGAATCTACTTGAACAGATTCGTGATAACCTTTGGTTTGGCGAAGATTTTCTCCTCTGGCTCCTGTACCGAACGATGAATGAAGGCTCGGAGTATGCTGTCTGTCGTCCCGGACCCGCCGCGCATGGCGAAGTCTTTGTCGCCTACCTCAATGACCGTATTGTCCTCCAGGGAGAGAGCAGTGGCGGCAGCCAAAAGATTGCCGTTAGTGGACCGCAGGACAGTTTCCGCGAAGTTCGCGCCGCCCTGCAGGGGGGGAAGGTTGTTCGCGAGGGGGTCATCTGTCTGGAGAAGGGTGAGGACTTCTGGCGTTTCAATCTTAAAGGTGAGTTCTTCACCTTTGGCAGTTTCAAGGGACCGTCGGTACGTCTCGAACGGGAAGATGTCGCTGACCCACAGCGCGAGCGCGAAGCGGTCTTTTACGAACGGATGCATATTATCGAAGAAGGATTGCAACTCTTCGACAGTCTGATTGCGGTCTTTCTCCGTGAACGTCTTGGCGACAACTGGGGCGACTTGCAGCAGCGCGTTGATCAATGGCTGGTCGAAGAGTAG
- a CDS encoding radical SAM protein, translating into MPVSTKLTATSGCPIRTNPSHSPLNFKFPISLNDGLVIEAVYYGSGTLCISSQAGCALACPFCASGSQGLKRQLTAAELHLQLQRLRQNGFEPQRLTISGIGEPLHNWENVRSYMLACQKNGPGISVTTTGVVLKHLAELVELAENGVMISLHAADAEIHQQLIPKGPDFELLCTEIDRIYHLISRRKRRKIGINYLLFSRVNDREADLLALQRLMQRWPDFTLHLLRYNPVVGMDFHSDPDNMDHWHDYLHEKGISVRRPNRWRSNTDGGCGTLYLRGFEDQEKRNSP; encoded by the coding sequence ATGCCAGTCTCTACAAAGCTGACTGCTACCTCAGGCTGTCCAATCAGAACTAACCCTTCGCATTCTCCCCTTAACTTCAAATTCCCGATCAGCCTCAACGACGGCCTGGTTATCGAAGCGGTTTATTACGGCTCCGGCACCCTCTGTATTTCATCTCAGGCCGGCTGCGCTCTGGCCTGCCCCTTCTGTGCCTCTGGCAGCCAGGGGCTGAAGCGGCAACTCACCGCTGCCGAGCTGCACTTGCAGCTTCAACGATTGCGACAGAACGGCTTCGAACCACAGCGCCTGACCATCTCGGGAATCGGCGAACCCCTGCATAACTGGGAGAATGTCCGCAGTTACATGCTTGCTTGCCAGAAAAATGGACCGGGGATCTCGGTCACCACCACCGGGGTTGTTTTAAAACATCTCGCAGAGTTGGTCGAACTCGCCGAAAACGGTGTCATGATCTCGCTACATGCCGCCGATGCAGAGATCCACCAGCAACTCATCCCCAAGGGGCCGGACTTCGAGCTGCTCTGCACTGAAATTGACCGGATTTATCATCTGATTTCACGTCGCAAGCGCCGCAAGATCGGCATCAACTACCTCCTCTTCAGTCGTGTGAATGACCGTGAAGCTGACCTCCTCGCCCTTCAGCGGCTGATGCAACGCTGGCCGGATTTCACCCTGCACCTGCTGCGCTACAATCCGGTAGTCGGGATGGACTTTCACAGCGATCCGGATAATATGGATCACTGGCACGACTATCTACACGAAAAGGGCATCTCGGTTCGCCGCCCCAATCGCTGGCGCAGCAACACCGATGGTGGCTGTGGGACCCTCTATCTGCGGGGGTTCGAGGACCAGGAGAAAAGGAATTCCCCATGA
- a CDS encoding transcriptional regulator — translation MPMYEYECQACGNNFEARQKFSDAPLTVCPKCQGEVRKLISQAGFALKGGGWYQQSYGNGGAAPSCAAKAEGGGCAGCPKAAQE, via the coding sequence ATGCCGATGTATGAATACGAATGTCAGGCCTGCGGTAATAATTTTGAGGCCCGGCAGAAATTTTCCGATGCGCCTTTGACTGTCTGTCCCAAGTGCCAGGGTGAAGTGCGCAAGCTGATTTCTCAGGCAGGATTTGCCCTTAAAGGGGGCGGCTGGTACCAGCAGAGTTACGGCAATGGCGGTGCCGCTCCGTCTTGTGCTGCCAAAGCCGAGGGTGGCGGCTGCGCCGGTTGCCCCAAAGCGGCGCAAGAATAG
- a CDS encoding aminopeptidase has protein sequence MKRAMLLFSSLCGLVFCTPGLALCSDLGYYAQAIQGHVKILLARRPIEQLLVESKITPALKERLQLVLEIRDFASHELDLPENDSYRSYADIQRAAVVTNVIAAKEFSLQPLIWCFPFAGCVSYRGYYDPRKAESFAAGLRDQGYETDLYGVSAYSTLGWFDDPVLNTFIDWPEAALAGQIFHELAHQQLYVKDDSSFNEAFAEVVEAEGVKRWLARQGQAPAADAMEEQERRQAFVALLLQTRHDLEVLYASGKSLQVMRAEKKAVFSLLRQRYQLLRDETWQGYSGFDRWFERPVNNARLAAVATYHDRKPSFLALLQRTDGDLSRFYEEAAALAKRTRAERDEILAELAKAQ, from the coding sequence ATGAAGCGGGCCATGCTGCTCTTCTCCAGTCTCTGCGGTTTGGTTTTCTGTACTCCGGGACTGGCTCTGTGCAGCGATCTTGGCTATTATGCCCAGGCAATACAGGGACATGTAAAAATTCTCCTGGCGCGCCGGCCGATTGAACAACTCCTTGTCGAGTCGAAAATTACTCCTGCACTTAAAGAGCGGCTGCAACTGGTGCTGGAAATTCGCGATTTTGCCAGTCATGAGCTGGACCTGCCGGAGAATGATAGCTATCGCAGTTATGCCGATATTCAGCGCGCCGCTGTCGTCACCAATGTGATTGCCGCCAAGGAGTTCTCTCTGCAGCCCCTGATCTGGTGCTTTCCTTTTGCCGGTTGCGTCAGTTATCGCGGATATTACGATCCCCGCAAGGCCGAGAGCTTTGCAGCTGGCTTGCGCGATCAGGGCTATGAGACCGATCTTTATGGGGTCAGTGCCTACTCGACCCTCGGCTGGTTTGACGATCCGGTTCTCAATACTTTTATCGATTGGCCGGAAGCGGCGCTGGCAGGACAGATCTTTCACGAGCTAGCCCATCAGCAGCTTTACGTTAAGGACGATTCTTCTTTTAATGAAGCCTTTGCCGAAGTTGTCGAGGCGGAAGGGGTAAAGCGCTGGCTTGCCCGCCAGGGACAGGCGCCTGCGGCGGACGCGATGGAGGAACAGGAGCGGCGGCAGGCCTTTGTTGCTCTTTTGCTGCAGACCCGGCATGACCTCGAAGTCCTATATGCCTCCGGCAAGTCGCTTCAGGTGATGCGCGCAGAGAAGAAGGCGGTTTTCAGCCTACTCCGTCAACGTTATCAGCTTCTACGGGACGAAACATGGCAGGGATACAGTGGTTTTGATCGCTGGTTCGAGCGGCCGGTCAATAATGCGCGTCTCGCTGCTGTCGCCACCTATCACGATCGTAAACCTTCTTTTCTGGCGCTGCTGCAGCGGACCGATGGCGATCTCAGCCGTTTCTATGAGGAGGCCGCCGCATTGGCCAAGCGTACCCGTGCCGAACGGGACGAGATACTGGCGGAACTGGCAAAGGCACAATAA
- a CDS encoding glutamate synthase encodes MCRIGAIKSRNYVHPSLALLLMQSQQKGHDNSGFAMVMQDLGGLFEGYKHLPTLSMACTDEGLKLAEDILHAAGFNRVLQWVPETNNLPGLDIIAMPNYVFETFQYPKNYRSAPQKEKEELLLEMRLKLREALEEDEEGFVYSFWPDVITLKEIGNPKDIGTYFNLWEPDNRFTAKVITAQCRQNTNYDIVRYAAHPFFLQGYTALANGENTFYQKNKEFQAKLHYGYIGFESDSQCFLYTMHYIHRVLGWPLNYYKHVITPLPFEELSTRNDSDVLLAIRQSLAHLEINGPNTIIGVLPDSTLFTCCDAKKLRPIVIGRSDEMVVFSSEVCGINELLPDRNWEDDIYPHEREMITIDANLEVQRWKQ; translated from the coding sequence ATGTGTCGAATCGGCGCCATCAAAAGTCGTAATTACGTTCATCCCAGCCTCGCCCTGCTTCTCATGCAATCCCAACAAAAAGGGCACGACAATTCGGGCTTCGCCATGGTCATGCAAGACCTCGGTGGCCTCTTCGAAGGGTACAAGCATCTCCCGACCCTCTCCATGGCCTGTACTGACGAAGGGCTGAAGCTCGCCGAGGATATTCTGCACGCGGCCGGCTTCAACCGGGTGTTGCAGTGGGTCCCCGAAACCAACAATCTTCCCGGTCTCGATATTATCGCCATGCCTAACTATGTCTTCGAGACCTTTCAATATCCGAAAAATTACCGGTCTGCACCGCAGAAGGAGAAGGAAGAGCTCCTTCTGGAGATGCGTCTTAAGCTGCGTGAGGCACTGGAAGAGGATGAAGAAGGTTTTGTCTATTCCTTCTGGCCCGATGTCATCACTCTCAAGGAGATCGGCAACCCCAAGGATATCGGCACCTATTTCAACCTTTGGGAGCCGGATAACAGGTTCACCGCCAAGGTTATTACCGCCCAGTGCCGGCAGAATACCAATTACGACATTGTTCGTTATGCCGCGCACCCCTTCTTTCTACAGGGGTATACCGCTCTGGCGAATGGAGAAAATACCTTTTATCAAAAGAATAAAGAGTTTCAAGCCAAGCTGCATTACGGCTACATCGGTTTTGAGTCGGACTCCCAGTGTTTCCTTTACACTATGCACTATATTCACCGGGTTCTCGGTTGGCCCCTCAATTATTACAAGCATGTCATCACTCCCCTCCCGTTTGAGGAGTTGAGTACCCGCAATGACAGCGACGTCCTCCTCGCGATTCGGCAGTCGTTGGCCCATCTGGAGATCAACGGCCCTAACACGATTATTGGTGTCCTTCCCGACAGCACTCTCTTTACCTGCTGTGATGCCAAGAAGTTGCGCCCCATCGTCATTGGTCGTTCCGATGAGATGGTTGTCTTTTCGTCCGAGGTCTGCGGCATCAATGAACTCCTTCCCGATCGCAATTGGGAGGATGATATCTATCCCCATGAGCGCGAAATGATCACGATCGATGCTAATCTGGAGGTGCAGAGATGGAAACAGTAA
- a CDS encoding glutamate synthase — METVKVQDLTANDLPWKIRYDASRCTLCGSCVATCSFRAIEAKVERRRMVFSEGDFPDPQQRFSAVPVIRQISTLVSHCRGCGACEKVCPNDAIGPVRNIDNRLPIVTRCLSGDSIKRGGRKNLESTVRTLDKMRVGRISQMTDPSLDAQRHTFDLLAPFGRILPAGKLPFHLGTDGELVKDGQAPPVRWIYPVVIGDMSIGALSWRMWEAIAMAVAYLNEECGLPVRMCTGEGGVPVRLLKSKYLKYMILQIASGHFGWNRIANTLPHMVEDPCGIIIKIGQGAKPGDGGLLMAQKVADHIQAIRGVPKADLLSPPNHQGLYSIEESVQKMFLSMNAAFKFRVPVAIKVAASATSVSVFNNLVRDPYNIVGGFFLDGVDGGTGAAHEVSLDHTGHPIVSKLRDCYLAAVTQGRQEQIPLWAAGGLGRTGDLAADAFKMMCLGANGVFAGKLILQMAGCIGNEMGRCNACNTGLCPVGITTQNPTLVRRLDPEKAAQNIVNYYLAMDQELKKLMAPIGNSSLPIGRSDALITTDRAVAERLKIQYVC; from the coding sequence ATGGAAACAGTAAAAGTCCAGGATCTGACCGCCAACGACCTCCCCTGGAAGATCCGTTACGACGCTAGTCGCTGCACTCTTTGCGGTTCCTGTGTCGCCACCTGTTCTTTTCGCGCCATTGAAGCCAAGGTCGAGCGCCGGCGCATGGTCTTTTCCGAAGGGGACTTCCCTGATCCGCAGCAGCGTTTCTCGGCGGTTCCGGTCATCCGTCAGATCAGTACCCTCGTCAGTCACTGTCGGGGTTGTGGCGCCTGTGAAAAGGTCTGTCCCAACGATGCGATCGGTCCGGTGCGAAATATCGACAATCGCCTGCCGATCGTCACTCGCTGCCTCTCTGGCGATTCGATCAAGCGAGGCGGTCGAAAGAATCTCGAATCGACGGTACGGACCCTTGACAAGATGCGCGTCGGTCGAATTTCCCAGATGACTGACCCCAGTCTCGACGCCCAACGTCACACCTTTGATCTCCTTGCTCCCTTTGGCCGGATTCTCCCGGCCGGGAAACTTCCGTTTCACCTCGGTACTGACGGCGAACTTGTCAAGGATGGTCAGGCACCGCCGGTCCGCTGGATCTATCCGGTCGTCATTGGCGACATGTCGATCGGCGCCCTTTCCTGGCGGATGTGGGAAGCGATCGCTATGGCCGTCGCCTACCTCAATGAAGAGTGCGGCTTGCCGGTGCGGATGTGTACCGGGGAAGGAGGGGTCCCGGTTCGTCTCCTCAAGAGCAAATACCTCAAATACATGATTCTGCAGATCGCTTCCGGCCACTTCGGCTGGAACCGTATTGCCAACACCCTGCCGCACATGGTTGAAGATCCTTGCGGCATCATTATCAAAATCGGTCAGGGGGCGAAGCCGGGGGATGGGGGCTTGCTTATGGCGCAGAAGGTGGCGGATCATATTCAAGCGATTCGCGGCGTTCCCAAGGCGGATCTCTTGTCGCCCCCCAACCATCAGGGTCTCTACTCCATTGAAGAGAGCGTCCAGAAGATGTTCCTCTCGATGAATGCCGCATTTAAGTTTCGGGTGCCGGTGGCGATCAAGGTGGCGGCTTCGGCAACGTCGGTTTCGGTCTTTAACAATCTTGTGCGTGACCCTTACAACATCGTCGGCGGCTTCTTCCTCGACGGCGTCGACGGCGGGACCGGCGCAGCCCACGAGGTCTCCCTCGACCATACCGGTCATCCCATCGTCTCGAAGTTGCGGGATTGTTACCTTGCCGCTGTGACTCAGGGACGCCAGGAGCAGATCCCTCTCTGGGCTGCCGGCGGTCTCGGTCGCACCGGTGATCTTGCCGCTGACGCTTTCAAGATGATGTGTCTTGGCGCCAATGGCGTCTTTGCCGGCAAGTTGATCTTGCAGATGGCAGGGTGTATCGGCAACGAGATGGGGCGCTGTAATGCTTGCAACACTGGCCTCTGTCCGGTCGGGATTACCACTCAGAACCCGACGCTGGTGCGGCGCCTCGATCCGGAAAAAGCGGCACAGAATATCGTCAACTACTACCTGGCGATGGATCAGGAGTTGAAGAAGTTGATGGCGCCGATCGGCAATTCGTCGCTGCCGATCGGACGTTCTGATGCGCTGATCACCACTGATCGAGCCGTGGCCGAGCGTCTGAAAATCCAATATGTCTGTTAA
- a CDS encoding 4Fe-4S ferredoxin: MPALINGFDHNKKRISTQELLEQIYQGLDAGETEFEVLSSGHHDIGGPLWSTDGQTLRFKVKNPGQRVGSFGLAGTEIIVEGSAPADAGWLNSGAILTVRGDGGDTTAHCAAGGKIYIGGRVGTRSGSLMKHDPAFPAPEFWVLKNTGSFSFEFMGGGTAVICGLGCEDLDSILGDRSCIGMVGGTIYVRGPVQGIPDDVWLLDLDEGDCEFLRNGLQTFLQQIERPQHLATLSDFSVWRKIVAKTLEERKHIHRVTMREFRLNKWVEGGIFGDILDDDYARVSGLVGIGEDRLKIPHWQDKRYGAPCQTSCPSGIPTQDRINLLRAGKTQEALEFVLRYSPFPGSVCGEVCPNLCMDACTRRFIDHPVAMKELGRLSIDAVAPAIKEATGKSVAVIGGGPGGLSAAWQLRLAGHAVTVYESDVEVGGKLRQVIPTERLPAEILSSEIKRIKQSGITVKTSTKVDAPLFAQIRQEHHAVVIASGAHNPVIIPFSGHERLVKGLDFLKAINNGQRPVIGERVVVLGAGNAGMDVCLGAYAMGAKQVTSIDIQRPAAYRHEIDRVEYLGGKIIWPFFTAKVDEKGVHGKDGRLLEADTVIIAVGERPDLSYVPREILNDKGMVDVDSCNQSIKMPGVFAIGDSIKPGLLTHAIGDGADVARYIDDFISGKELQSIIKPQLIPQSCLSKELFRPRNRGRHRPGDPKDETNRCLSCGTCRDCKMCLEACPEGAIRRVELPNGKFEYVSDAEYCIGCSICAGICPCGIWAMEVLV, translated from the coding sequence ATGCCCGCTCTAATTAATGGTTTTGACCATAACAAGAAAAGAATTTCGACTCAGGAACTCCTCGAACAGATCTATCAGGGGTTAGACGCCGGCGAGACCGAGTTCGAGGTCCTCTCCTCCGGTCATCATGACATCGGCGGGCCCCTGTGGTCGACAGATGGGCAAACTCTGCGCTTCAAGGTGAAAAATCCCGGGCAGCGGGTTGGTTCCTTTGGCCTCGCCGGAACCGAGATCATCGTCGAGGGATCTGCACCGGCGGATGCCGGTTGGCTCAACTCCGGTGCGATCCTGACCGTGCGCGGCGATGGTGGTGATACCACGGCGCATTGTGCGGCCGGCGGGAAAATCTATATCGGCGGCCGCGTCGGTACCCGTTCCGGTTCATTAATGAAGCATGACCCGGCTTTCCCTGCCCCGGAATTCTGGGTGCTGAAGAATACCGGTTCCTTCTCCTTCGAGTTCATGGGGGGCGGCACCGCGGTTATCTGTGGACTCGGTTGCGAGGATCTCGATTCCATCCTTGGTGACCGTTCCTGTATTGGTATGGTCGGTGGGACGATCTATGTGCGTGGTCCGGTGCAGGGGATTCCCGACGATGTCTGGCTTCTGGATCTCGACGAAGGCGATTGTGAATTCCTTCGTAACGGTCTGCAGACCTTCCTGCAACAGATTGAACGTCCGCAGCATCTCGCGACTCTGTCTGACTTCTCCGTCTGGCGCAAGATCGTCGCCAAGACCCTGGAGGAGCGCAAGCACATTCACCGCGTGACCATGCGTGAATTCCGTCTCAATAAATGGGTCGAAGGCGGGATTTTCGGTGATATTCTTGATGACGATTATGCCCGGGTGAGTGGTCTGGTCGGCATTGGTGAGGATCGTCTCAAGATTCCGCACTGGCAGGACAAGCGTTATGGCGCCCCCTGTCAGACCTCCTGCCCGAGCGGTATTCCGACCCAGGATCGCATTAATCTGCTGCGCGCCGGAAAGACTCAGGAAGCCCTGGAATTTGTGCTGCGCTACTCACCTTTCCCCGGTTCGGTCTGCGGCGAAGTCTGTCCGAATCTGTGCATGGATGCCTGTACCCGTCGTTTTATCGACCATCCCGTCGCCATGAAGGAGCTTGGGCGCCTCTCCATCGATGCTGTCGCCCCAGCCATTAAAGAAGCGACCGGCAAGTCGGTGGCAGTCATCGGCGGTGGTCCCGGCGGTCTCTCGGCGGCGTGGCAACTGCGTCTGGCCGGGCATGCTGTCACCGTTTATGAGTCCGATGTCGAAGTCGGCGGTAAATTGCGTCAGGTCATCCCCACCGAGCGTCTCCCCGCGGAAATCCTCAGTTCGGAGATAAAGCGGATCAAGCAGAGCGGCATTACCGTCAAGACCTCGACCAAGGTCGATGCGCCGCTCTTTGCACAAATTCGTCAGGAGCATCATGCAGTTGTTATTGCCAGTGGTGCCCATAATCCGGTGATCATCCCCTTTAGCGGCCATGAGCGCTTGGTGAAAGGCCTTGATTTTCTCAAGGCAATCAACAACGGCCAGCGTCCGGTCATTGGTGAACGGGTTGTCGTCCTCGGCGCTGGCAACGCCGGCATGGATGTCTGTCTCGGTGCCTACGCCATGGGCGCTAAACAGGTCACTTCTATCGATATCCAGCGTCCGGCGGCGTATCGTCATGAAATCGACCGCGTCGAATACCTCGGCGGCAAAATTATCTGGCCCTTCTTTACGGCCAAGGTCGATGAAAAAGGGGTGCATGGCAAGGACGGCCGCCTGCTTGAAGCTGATACCGTTATCATCGCCGTTGGTGAGCGTCCGGATCTTTCCTATGTGCCGCGGGAGATCTTGAATGACAAGGGGATGGTTGATGTTGACAGCTGCAATCAGTCAATCAAGATGCCGGGGGTCTTTGCCATCGGTGATTCGATCAAACCCGGCCTGCTCACTCATGCCATTGGTGACGGAGCAGATGTGGCGCGCTATATTGATGATTTTATTAGCGGTAAAGAGCTTCAGTCGATCATCAAGCCGCAATTGATTCCGCAGAGTTGTTTGTCAAAGGAGCTCTTCCGCCCGCGCAACCGTGGTCGGCATCGCCCCGGCGATCCCAAGGATGAGACCAATCGTTGTCTGTCCTGCGGTACCTGTCGCGACTGTAAAATGTGTCTGGAGGCCTGCCCGGAAGGAGCGATCCGCCGCGTCGAACTCCCTAACGGCAAGTTCGAGTACGTCTCCGATGCTGAGTATTGCATCGGTTGCAGCATCTGTGCAGGGATCTGTCCCTGCGGGATCTGGGCAATGGAGGTTTTGGTTTAA